The nucleotide sequence GTACGCATCCTCTTCTTTCACGTAAACCGCATGCCCGTTAAAATAAACATCACTCAACACCCCAGTCAACTTGTCGCCCTTGAACACAAAACGTTTAATGCTACTTTCTTTGTGGATGGCGCCATCGCGAGCCACAAACGAAATAGCTGCATACTCCACGTCCCCATCCTCCGGCTGCTGAGCTTGCTCGTGGGGGCAGAACAGCTGATGGCCGATCATGACCCCCCTCAAACAGATGTCGCCCACATTTTCCACTGCTTCAAATGTCAAACCACTATCAAAGGTGCAGTGCGTAGACTTAATCGAGTCTAAGTTTTCACCATCTGTAGCAACAGTGTGGAAGCAGAGCGAGGTGTTAGAGAACTGAACAGTATGTTGTGATAGCTTGGCCTCCGTTCCAACAAGTGTACTTTGAGTCAACTCTACACGCAAAGCACCTGCACCAATGCAAACAGACGCAGTAAGAAATAGCACAGCAACAATATAGCAGTGCATGATTATGTTACCCAAAGTAGCGTGTTTCTCAAGAACCAGGAAAAGAAGAGTGAATGCTAAGAAGTCGATAATACACGGTAAGATGCTAGagcagggaaaaaaaaaagaaggactCAAGATGAACGGAAAAGGAGGTGAGGTATACTTTCTTGACATTTAAAGTAGGTGTCTTGTAGCATCAGCCATGATGACATTATTATTATTAGTTTATCTCAGCGCTTTAGGTTCGCGATGAGTATCCGCTACCTAGCTTTGCTTCTGCCCTCAATCTATGTAGAGGCATTTCTGGCTGTGCGACAGAATAAACGTTACAGAGGTAATACTGGGCTTGAGGTGCTAGAGCCATgctcagttttttttttctcctcttccatgCACAAGCCTTCTCAGCCTGCACAAAGCAATGCAACTATTTTTTTCAAGCATTTCTTACGGTCggagtttttttttttttttcgcagCTTCTTTCAAAAATCCTATTCTCTCAGCACCGACATCGCACTTTTGCATACAAAGGGGAAAAATGATTTCTAAAACAGAAAAAGACCATACGACAACATCTGCCACTACTTCTGCATGTTCGTCACTTTCAGGGAAACATAAGGATATTCCTGCTGCAAAGCACCAGTATCAACAATCACATCATTTGCCAACGGTGTCTTCAAATCAGGGTACACCTGGGCAATTCGTTTGCGGATTTCGGCTTCTTTATCTACAggcacctgcagcaccacagcaaTGAAACGTGGCGGAAGGCCAAActtgagcagcgcctcgatAAACACTCGCACCGCCTTAAGGTGAATCCAGGCAACGTAGCAGGTGCAGTATTGCTGCCATAGCAGCATGTAaagcgccttcttctccttttcggccttctgctgcagcttcttcaATTCGGCGAAAGAAAGCTCGTCGGTCCCTTCCACCTCGCGAATGACATAACGCTTCTTGCGGCACGCCATCTTCACATCATCCATAACTTTCCTAAACATGACAATGCTGTTAAGTACGTATTCCTTGTCTTCGGCCACCATCCGGTTGGACTGCGGGCACACGTACTCGTTCATCTTCCAGTACGTCGCCAgccactctctctgtgctgctgAAGGTACCGCTACAAAAACGGTGACTAGCAACTCTGTATCAACAAAGCACTGGTGGTTCCGATTATAGAGTGTGACAAGCTCGCGAATCGGGCGAATGGACAGGTTTCCCTCACCCTTCCGGTTAGCTGCTATCAGTTTGTTGCGAGTATCATTGTACTCCGCTAGCATGGCTCGAACGCGCTCATCAGCGGTAGTATTAATTCGAGCAAATTTCTCAATAAGGCTCTGAATTGTCTCTTTGGGGTCGAACTGCGCAGTGCTCCACAGGAAGTTCTTGACATAGCCAGCGGACGACATTTCCTGGGTTTGGTTAATTCGGAACGTTGTCACTACGCTACGAGGCTTTCCAGACGTTTCCTCCATCAGTCCAATCAGCTTCTGCAAACTGTTCTCCATGATAGGGTCCAGTTTCGCCAACTCATCACTTGCCTCCATAAGAGAGTCCAACGTTCCAACCTTTAGGCTGGGGATGACAAAGTGGCGAAACGTCTGTCCCAGAGGGCCCATGTGACGCACAAGGGCTTCATATTGAGCGGACTGCAGGGAGTCCTGCGAGTGCTGCAAGTAAGGCAGCGCAAGAATGAGAAAACTCTCACTCATCTCTCTCAGGAAGACTACTCTGCCTGTGAAAGCCTTCTGAAGAACGGACAAGGGGTTGGTTTTAAGCGAGTAGAAAATTACATACTCCAAGACCATTGAAGTGTGGAGTGACTAGAAGATCTGAAAATTTCTAACAGCAGCTTTATATACTCGTTCTCATTGTTTAAACGGCGCATTGGGCTCGCAATGCTGCAAGCTGGTCAGTTCTTTGCAATTAGCCCATAACACCACAGGTGTGAAtgaagctgctgcgggcCGCATTGCACCCACTGACGCAGTTGCCCCACATCTTCCTAAGTACTTGTCAGTTTCATTGCCGTAAGCTCAGTGATTCGGGAACACTGAATAGCATAGGTGCTACTACAAGTGCTTGTAAAGGTTCATCAACACTCCTACAGCTGCAGCTAGTACGAAGAAAAAGCAAGATTTCGTTACCTGGAAAATCACTCGCCTAAATGCGCtcaggcagagaaggaaaaTCATTCATTACCAACGCGCCCATCGTCATAAAACACACGAGTCAAACTTCACTCTACCGGGAACTGCCGCGGACCCATCGCCCGGTGCCAAGCAACTGTAGACACACGCCTCGCAGCAATGTACCCACTCAGCCGTCGGGGCACGGTCTCTGTCGCAAACCTGGGCCAACCGCCTCCGCTCCCCAGGTCGTCCCGCAGTCGTTCTCATCGTGCCAGTTGCCGCTTTGTGCATTCCTTGAGGTGTTTTGCGTTCCCCATACAAGTGGGTGGAAGGGTCTGTGCGGGATGCTTCCGGTTCGCGCTGATGCTTCCTATCGTTCGAATGGCGCATGCGAGCCAGTTCTCGAGCGTCCCCCCGACGGCGCACGGTCTACGACCCAATCACCGACAGTGTCGCCGAACCGCTGTGGCTTCTCCGTCGCGGGTGTTTGGCCTTGTCGCCACCAGGCGTGCTTCGacattgggggggggggggggggctgctcGACTTACAAAAACAGTAAACGCTGCGCTGCAATCCTGCGCGCTGGGGAACGCCTTGTCAGAGCCGTTGGGGCGGGATGCTTTCCATGGGCGGATCGATGGCACCCTCGGATATCTGGTGCATCTCCTCATCACTTGGTGGCCGTGGGCGGCGATGCTGGGTCGGTTAGCTGCCACATAGCGGTTGATGCCGCCGATGGTCTTATCTCCACGGTGTGGGGGTTCTGGGCCAAGTACGGTTCCCCCTTCTCGGGCACCAGTGGTTCCCGTGGTTTCTCTGGCGCGCTGCGCCCCAGTGCATTCAATTAACTCAACAActctgtttttttctttcctttgttcAAGGTGAGATGTAGTGAATAGCATTGTGATTCAAAGAGCTTTGGTGCGGCACGCTTCTTACCTTCCACAGCTATTCATTTAGTCCTTCACTAGTGACGCTCATGACTAACAAACGCGCTAGAATGCATTTCAAACATTTGAACAAATGTTTACTTCTGAGTTTTGCTTTCGCTGAGAGCGCTCTTTCAAGCAGTCAACGGCGAAGGTTGTTGTGGTGAGGAGGCTGCTGCACAGAAGCTTTCGTTTATAATGGCCAATGAGTATCTGATACGGCTGCAAAACGGATGATGTTGAGTGTCTTCACTGCTATCAAAGACATGATCGTTTTGTcaataataaaaaaaaaaagacgcacccacacgcacacccacgtcGAACCGAGCTTGCCCTCGCTACCTTTTCTATCGTTCCGTCGCTGAAGCCTTTTGTGTGTCCTCGACTGAGAGCTAAAAAAAACTATACAACTGTTTATTCGATGATGTATACATCTCTTACCATGCTGCCAACTAGCACTCTCGCTTGACTTCTGCCTGCCATACTTTTCTCACCTACTCCTACTTTTATTTATCGTTCCGTTATGTAGTCATAAGCAATGCTCTCAATTTTTAGCAGGCTTGCCACAGAACAGCGAAATGGACTTTCTTTCCTTTGACAACGGTGTTATTAAAAACCCATTCTATTGGAAAGATGCTGATGATGGCGACTGCAACTACAGCACGCATCGAAAATGGAGGCGCCAACCGCGTGACACAATTAATAGTGCCAGAGCGGTATATACTCGCTATTTGCTTTCCAAAGAGAAGACACCATTCCAATTCAATCCCGAGACTGTGTGTTTCGCCGATTATGATGTCGGCAAGGAACACAAGATGCTTGTTACCTTCACAAACACGGCGACTGTTCCCAAAACATTCCGAGTGATGCCTATTCCGTCAAGGTATGCAAATATGGTGAGCATTGAGTACACTGTTCCACCAAAAATATCCCCAGGACTTTCGTGGAATATCATCGTCAAGTACCGACCAGGCGATCTTAGTGATATCTCCACCGCCATATATGTGAAAACCGACGAGGGTTACTTTGCAGTGCCACTGACCTCCTCGAAGAAAGCGTTTGTTTTTTCTGTGGAGCCGAAGGGCGTTAATTTTGGAACCGTGATTGTGGGCGAAAAACGAGCAAAGACAATTAGATTGCATAATAGCGGAGCGATGCCTGGGACTGTGATCCTTGGTGGAGATTTCAAATCTCTTCTCGAACAAAGAAGCGAGCATCCTATCGATGGCCGAAAAATGAGCCTTTTTCGGATCTCACCACAGCAGTACAGAATAGAGATACCACCCTTCTCCATGTCGCAGATAGTTATCAGCTTTGCCCCGCTGTATTCGATGCAGATTAGTAGCGAGATTACATTCATGGAAAAGGACAATTCTCAGCTAGCTCATACTACTTCAATTACAGGCAGTAGCACAGATCTTCCAGTGTTTCTTACAACCGGGAAGTTGGAGTTTGGGGCGTGCTTTTACGGCGAGCGGTACTGGGATGAAGTGAGTATCGTCAATAAAAGTAACATTGCCGCGGTTGCAGAATTTCAAGTTCCTGTTCCATTGCTTGGCGCCCTTGCTGTTTTCCCAtctcgcgtgtgcgtgcagtcTGGTGAAGAATACAGCGTGCGGGTTGTTTTCACGCCATCGAAAGACTTACCGAAAGATTTCTTTTCGATGATCAAGTGCATTGTACAAGATCAAACACTACCTCTCATTTTGAACATAGACGGCGTGCTGTCTCACCGAGCGCCTCGGTTGCCGCTGACTGCCTTTGATATTGGCACGATTCCGCTGCAAACGATGCAGTCAGTACAGGTGCCTGTCACAAACGAATCGAGTGTGAAGCAGCTCGTTGGATTCGAAAATCTTCCTCATTGGGTCGCGGCAACTCCTGACGTTTTGGAACTTGTACCTTTTGAGACGGCAAGCTTCACCCTTAAGATGGAGGCTCCGCAGGAGGGCCGTTTTTCACAGACCATAAAGCTCACAAACGAGTTTGGCGATACGCAATGCATTGCTCTCAGTGGTCAGGGAACAcgtcctgcggctgcactgTCAGCGCGGACactgctgctccccccctGCAACATTGGCCACAGTGTTTCTGCTACAACGGTTCTTTCCAATACAAACGGGAAACTGATTCAATTTAGCTTTCTTGTTCCTTGTTCTTTTTTCAAAGTCTCACCTAATGCGGGGATTTTGCAACCGGGAGAAAGTGTTGTTGTGGCTATCTTTTTCCATGCGCCGATGGAGTTTGAGTATATGGATCCCCTGCAATTggccgcaccagcgcagcgGTCATCAAGGCCGAAGAAGGACCCCCTCAACGGAATTATTTCTGAGGCCTCTGCACCGCAGAAGCACGCTATGTATAATGACTGGGAGCAGGGCAGCGAAAAAGAGATATGGAGCAAGCACAGGCAGTTTCGAATCCAGTGCTGCTTGAACGGCTCAGACGATGAATGCTGCTTCATTGTAGTGCGGTGCTGTGCGGTGATGTCACCTGTAAGGATCGAGGAGGTAGGAAACGCACCGGGCACGCTGCCTGGAAAGCAACAGAAGCCTACTGACAGTGATGTTCGACAGAGTTTTGCAAAGGCTTCCGTTGTCGCTGACAAAGATGAAAATGGCGCTGTGTCGCAAAGTTACAAGGGAGAGGTGTTCATGTATTTTGGGAAAGTTCCCATTCATCACACCTCCATTCGTATGTTCAAGGTACGTAATACTGGCAGTGAGCCTTGCATGATTCGCGCTCCGCCGCTGAACCCGTTTTCCTCATTTTTGGTTGTGAGTGTGACATTCGACGAGGTTCCGCCGAACACCGAAGCAGAGATacctctttcctttcaccCACATACGTACGGGAATTTCAATGAAACGATAAAGGTGGAGTTGGTTATGCTCGATGGCACAGTTGTTTTTGCTGCTGTGAACGTGCAGGGTACATGCACTCCGACACAGTTGACTATCACTCCAGCAGAAAGCGTTTCGCAACAGgacgctgcttctgctgttTCTGTGCGATATATTGCGTTTGATTGCACACAGAAAGGCGAATCCACGCGGACGAGCCTGAGCTTTCACAACGTGGGCTCGTTCCCTCTTGATATCTTAATACGCAGCCACACGGAGGAAGATGAAAGGGTACACGCGGGGAGTAACGCTGTGCATTTTGATCCAAGAGACACACGGCCCTTTCTGGTACACCCGTGGGCGTTTACTATACAGCCGAACACAAGGCAAATTGTGGATATTGTGTTCGCACCGTTGGACGCTGGGGTGTACTCGAAACGACTGAGCATTGCTGCCAGCGGCGAAAATCGTGAACTCGTTCTCGAGGGACGAAGCGTGAGTAGCAGCTTCTACTGCTGTGTACCGATTTCCGACGTGAGGACAGGTAAACCGACAGCAATCTCCTTCGAAGGCGGGATCGGTTGCCGGCCTGACTACCCGGTCACGTTGCTTTttgcggaggaggaaagcaaAACACTGATACTTGGTAATCTTTTCAAAGACCTCAGTGTGGAGTATGAGGTGCACAACTGGGAGCAGACGCGTCTTCTCGAAATGCACCCAGGGTGGAGTGTGGCACCGCTTTCACAAATGATTGCGAGCGGAAAAGAGGCACGACTGTCTGTGCAGCGCTCATTTCcagaggatgaggaggcTGAAGCTATGGCGTATAGCATCAACTCGCTCTTCCCGTTCCGATTCACAATTATTTTGAGAGGTGCTGGTGCCGGGATGCTACCTTATCGCGCCCTTTACGTTGTCTGTGCTGATTAACGTTATCCTACGATGTATgcttattattattattatcCTTTGCGCGATTATGTAGAGGTTTTCAGCTGCCTATGCTTCGTGCGCAGTCTCCGTACTGGTGATTACAGATATGCCTTTCTGGACCTGCATCCAACATTGAATAATGAGGGGAtgtacacagagagggatgcaactttttttgtttgtttcgttAGCATCTTGTGCACTcgtttctttcccctttgtgcgtaaaaggaaaagagaaccAGCACCTCCCAACTTTGCCCTGTTGAGGGAACTGTGAACACCTTGCACGCAAAAAGGAGGCCAGCGGCTTCACCTTTACAAGCGCAAACAAGATCAACAACAAAGCAGAACCAAAGGGCAAACGAAAAAACTAAACGCCTGAAGCATCACCGTTAGTACAGCGTTGCTCGACTGGTGTCTATCTGTCaccgtgtgcgtgcgtgctggaTGAGATCAGCATGCACGGTGAGGCAGCATCCTCTATTTTGTTCtcgaaaaaaagaaatggCTGAcctgaagagagaaaacataAAGAGGTGATTGTCATTGCTTATACTCGGGAGAGGTGTTTCCCGATCCTACCCACATTACCTCAACCTTTTACTTCTGCATGTGCTCTTTTTTGTGTTTATTCTTGGCCAACCCTTGCTTCGCCTGTTGTGTGTCTCTTCCGGACTGCTTTAATGGGTTCTTCAACTGTGAGCTCCCTCTTTGCGAGTTGCTGCGCATTCTTGCATCatttcatctctctccctgggGTCCTACactgttgtgtgtgtgtgtgtgtgtggccgtACGCTGAGTACGCCCCTTCTGTACATTCGCTCATTTTTCATATTGAacgaaaaaaggagggaTCAAAACGCATAGGATATGAAGGTGTGCTGCCGGCTGCTCTCTGCCGCAGATGCAGCGTCGCTCATACGATGTATTGGCCCCTTTTCAGTGCACCGTGGTGAGGCGAAGGGTGTAATTGAGGTGTTCTCCGGCGACCCCCAGCACCCCGTGAAGAAGCTTAACCTTCTTGACCTCGCCTATGTGGCCGCTCTCCCAGAGCTCACCAAGCTACTCTCCGAGGAGCTCAACGCTGAAGCACGTGTTGCTATTTTCGCAGCACGTGACGGGTGCTCGTTTTCGGCTGGCATCGACTTGAGGCTGCTCTCGGGGATGTCTCTGCCttctggcggcggcgccgttgccacTGCAGCATCTTTGAGCGACACCAAAGCCCCTGCAATGCTTCTTCAGCATCAGCACCGTGCTGTGCGCGCTTTTCAAGATGGGATATCATCGCTGGCACGATGCCGCATACCCATCATTGCCGCAATCGATCACCACTGCATCGGTGGGGCAACGTCCGTCGTATCTGCGTGCGACGTGCGGTACACCACAACACGCGCAACCTTTTCTGTgagggaggcggcagtgggTCTCGCGGCGGACATTGGCGTCCTGCAGCGTCTTCCTGCCATTATTGGTGAGGGACGCACGCGCGAGCTTGCCTTCACGTGCCGCGACTTCAACGGCGTGGAGGCAAAGGCAATGGGCTTTGTCGAGGAGGTGTGTACTGATTATTCAGCGCTCCTTGCCCATGCGCGTATGCGGGCAGCACAGATTGCTGCCAACTCGCCACT is from Leishmania braziliensis MHOM/BR/75/M2904 complete genome, chromosome 18 and encodes:
- a CDS encoding putative vacuolar ATP synthase subunit c: MVLEYVIFYSLKTNPLSVLQKAFTGRVVFLREMSESFLILALPYLQHSQDSLQSAQYEALVRHMGPLGQTFRHFVIPSLKVGTLDSLMEASDELAKLDPIMENSLQKLIGLMEETSGKPRSVVTTFRINQTQEMSSAGYVKNFLWSTAQFDPKETIQSLIEKFARINTTADERVRAMLAEYNDTRNKLIAANRKGEGNLSIRPIRELVTLYNRNHQCFVDTELLVTVFVAVPSAAQREWLATYWKMNEYVCPQSNRMVAEDKEYVLNSIVMFRKVMDDVKMACRKKRYVIREVEGTDELSFAELKKLQQKAEKEKKALYMLLWQQYCTCYVAWIHLKAVRVFIEALLKFGLPPRFIAVVLQVPVDKEAEIRKRIAQVYPDLKTPLANDVIVDTGALQQEYPYVSLKVTNMQK
- a CDS encoding putative peroxisomal enoyl-coa hydratase; this encodes MKVCCRLLSAADAASLIRCIGPFSVHRGEAKGVIEVFSGDPQHPVKKLNLLDLAYVAALPELTKLLSEELNAEARVAIFAARDGCSFSAGIDLRLLSGMSLPSGGGAVATAASLSDTKAPAMLLQHQHRAVRAFQDGISSLARCRIPIIAAIDHHCIGGATSVVSACDVRYTTTRATFSVREAAVGLAADIGVLQRLPAIIGEGRTRELAFTCRDFNGVEAKAMGFVEEVCTDYSALLAHARMRAAQIAANSPLGVQNTKLILNWERERAVQTSLEYQAAINAFSLKCNDIPEAARAFAEKRVPMFTDYMENLTGGFPQSKQS